The Streptococcus oralis DNA window AATCTATGAAAGGACTTCTACCATGAAATCATTAAAAGGTATTTTATTTATCGGACTTAGTATGCTTCTGACCATTCTAGCTTGGCTCAGTTCAGGTGCTAGTCAGTTTCTAATCCCTGGTTTGGCTCTCACTACCCTCTCTCTTACTTTTATACTAGCTAGCCGTATACCCCTGCTTGAGGCTTGGTTTAACGGACTTGAAAAGATGTATCTAGCTCATAAATTCACGGCTTTTCTATCCATTCTCCTACTAACCTTACACAACTTTAGCATGGGCGGTCTCTGGGGTTCGCATTTGGCCGCCCAGTTTGGAAATATCGCTATCTATATCTTTATCAGCATTGTTCTGGTTGCCTATCTGGGACAATATATCCAGTATGAAGCATGGAGATGGATTCATCGATTGGTTTATCTAGCCTATATCTTTGGTCTCTTTCATGTTTTGATGATTATGGGAAATCGCCTCCTCTCCTTTAGTTTCCTAGGTCTTATCTTTGGAATCTATGCTATTTTAGGCTTGCTTGCAGGTTTTTATATTATTTTCCTTTATCAAAAGATCGGTTTCACCTATCTTGGAAAAATCGTAGGAATCAAACGCCTCAACCACGATACGACTGAAATTGCAATAGAGCTCAGTCATCCTTTCACCTACGAATATGGACAATTTGCCTTTCTAAAAATTTTCCAAAAAGGTTTTGAGTCTGCTCCACACCCTTTCACCATCTCAGGAGGGCAAGGACGAACACTTTATTTTACGATTAAAAACTCTGGCGACCACACTAAGAATATCTATGACAATCTTCAAGTTGGTAGCAAGGTTGCGGTTGATCGCGCCTATGGACATATGACTATGAAACATGGTCCAAAGCAGCAAATCTGGATCGCAGGTGGAATTGGAATGACTCCTTTCATCTCTTATATCCGAGAACACCCTATCCTAGACAGAAACGTCCGCTTCTACTATAGTTTCCGTGGAAAGGAAAATGCTGTCTACCTAGATCTACTTCGTGACTACGCCCGTCAAAATGCTAACTTTGACCTGCAGCTGGTCGATAGCAATGAAAAAGGATACCTGACTTTGGATCAAGAAGAAATCCCTGACCAGACTACAGTCTATATGTGTGGACCTCTTCCTATGATGAAGGCCCTTGCCAAGCAAATCAAGAAAAAGAATCCCAAAGCAAAACTCATTTACGAAGGTTTCAAGTTTAAATAAGATCATTGTCCCTCTAACACAAAAGAGGGACTTTCTTTTCACTTTATTTCCCTCTTCTATGCTATACTTAGTTTAGTACATTCTTTGAGATTGGAGCCAGTATGAAAATCCATAAAACCGTGAATCCCGTTGCTTATGAAAACACTTATTATCTGGAAGGAGACCAACACCTGATTGTGGTTGACCCAGGTAGCCATTGGGAAGCTATTCGCAAGACTATTGAGAAAACCAACAAACCAGTCTGTGCGATTCTCCTGACCCACACCCACTACGACCATATTATGAGTCTGGACTTGGTGCGTAAGACTTTTGGAAATCCTCCAGTTTATGTCGCAGAGAGTGAAGCATCTTGGCTTTATACTCCAGTCGATAATCTCTCTGGTCTCCCTCGTCATGATGATATGGCAGATGTCGTCTGTAAACCAGCAGAACACACCTTTGTCTTTCATGAGGAATACCAGCTTGAGGAATTTCATTTTACTGTTCTACCAACCCCAGGCCACTCTATTGGCGGTGTTTCCCTAGTCTTTCCTGACTCCCATCTAGTCTTGACCGGAGATGCCCTATTCCGTGAGACCATTGGACGGACAGACCTTCCTACAGGCAGCACGGAACAACTCCTCCATAGCATTCAGACGCAACTCTTCACTCTTCCTAACTACGATGTCTATCCTGGGCATGGTCCAGCTACGACCATCGCTCACGAAAAGACCTTTAATCCCTTTTTCTAGCAAGCAAAAAACCAAGGATAATTTCCTCGGTTTTTTTGTAGCTTCTATTTTTATGTTAATATTTGCTCAGAAGAATCAATATTGACTAGAAAAGTAATTCAAAACTAATTAGCCGGATTCAATTCTTTCCAACCAATGTTAGACAAATCAAGCTTTTCAGAAGAAATATCTAAAACTTGCTCTGCTTTTTCGTTGCCACCGATTTGAATAGTTGCTTCTTTAATCTTCTGCACTCCATTTTTATCAAACGAATATAGAGCCAGATTCATTTCTGGACGAGTTGACTGCCAGTCTGCATAAGAGACTTGACCATTTTCATAAATATCAAATCCTGAGCGAAAACCACCTGCAGAAGCTATATATGCTGTGTGAAGTAAGCTAGGTTTTTGATTTTCCAAATAATAAATGGCTGAAACAAATTTTTCATCACCAATAAGCAACTCATCTTGACCATCCTTATTCAAATCAACAATTGCGTATTTCCAATCGGGTGCATTTTGATAACCCATTCGAGAGAAAACTAGGCCATATTCTTCTGAAGTAATCTTATCTTGTTTATTTTCCTTGTATAAATCTTCTCTATTACCTTGTTTTAAAAGGTCTGTAAAGTGACTATAGCGTTCAATCACTTCTTTATATAAATCTTGTCTAGTTTCTTTCTTATTTTCAGCAGTCGATTGCGATTCCTTGGTTGACGAGTCACTAGTATTTTCAACCTTTGCTTCTGTTGATACACTAGTCTTATCGTCTTCAGAGACAGATGATAGTGCAGA harbors:
- a CDS encoding ferredoxin reductase family protein, with protein sequence MKSLKGILFIGLSMLLTILAWLSSGASQFLIPGLALTTLSLTFILASRIPLLEAWFNGLEKMYLAHKFTAFLSILLLTLHNFSMGGLWGSHLAAQFGNIAIYIFISIVLVAYLGQYIQYEAWRWIHRLVYLAYIFGLFHVLMIMGNRLLSFSFLGLIFGIYAILGLLAGFYIIFLYQKIGFTYLGKIVGIKRLNHDTTEIAIELSHPFTYEYGQFAFLKIFQKGFESAPHPFTISGGQGRTLYFTIKNSGDHTKNIYDNLQVGSKVAVDRAYGHMTMKHGPKQQIWIAGGIGMTPFISYIREHPILDRNVRFYYSFRGKENAVYLDLLRDYARQNANFDLQLVDSNEKGYLTLDQEEIPDQTTVYMCGPLPMMKALAKQIKKKNPKAKLIYEGFKFK
- a CDS encoding MBL fold metallo-hydrolase; this translates as MKIHKTVNPVAYENTYYLEGDQHLIVVDPGSHWEAIRKTIEKTNKPVCAILLTHTHYDHIMSLDLVRKTFGNPPVYVAESEASWLYTPVDNLSGLPRHDDMADVVCKPAEHTFVFHEEYQLEEFHFTVLPTPGHSIGGVSLVFPDSHLVLTGDALFRETIGRTDLPTGSTEQLLHSIQTQLFTLPNYDVYPGHGPATTIAHEKTFNPFF